A single region of the Dehalococcoides mccartyi genome encodes:
- the gatB gene encoding Asp-tRNA(Asn)/Glu-tRNA(Gln) amidotransferase subunit GatB, which produces MTQYETVIGLEVHVQLNTKSKMFCRCSTDYTSAEPNTHVCPVCLGMPGVLPTINKQAVEYTIMSGLALGCDIASFSKFDRKNYNYPDLMKGYQISQYDQPLCGRGFMDINIDGAIRRIGITRIHLEEDVAKLHHESDINGQPYSLLDINRSSIPLMEIVSEPDMHTPEEARQYLMKLRTIMRYLGVSTANMEDGSFRCDANISIRPEGSDALGAKVEVKNMNSFKAVFSALEYEEVRQRKMADEGKKISQETRGWQDDKCQTISQRSKEFAHDYRYFPEPDLPPLHISCDWIEAIRAKLPELPEVRKERFIQGYWLSEYDASLLTASRELADYFEAVLSEADFQNIPQDKGVKEVANWVVGPVSSIMNTAGADINAFALKVSPASLCHLLVLVSAGKVNAATAKAVLEDMYSTGQNAETIIEKKGLSQISDSSELVAIAKKVLADNPKAVAEYNEGKTQVIGFLVGQMMKQSKGRANPNIAMELLKKALEEG; this is translated from the coding sequence ATGACTCAATATGAAACAGTAATCGGTCTGGAAGTCCACGTTCAGCTGAATACCAAAAGCAAAATGTTTTGCCGCTGCAGTACAGACTATACCAGTGCCGAACCCAATACCCATGTCTGCCCGGTATGTCTGGGCATGCCGGGGGTACTGCCCACTATAAACAAACAGGCGGTGGAATACACCATTATGTCCGGCTTGGCTTTGGGCTGTGATATTGCCTCCTTCAGCAAGTTTGACCGCAAAAATTACAACTATCCTGACCTTATGAAGGGTTACCAGATTTCTCAGTATGACCAGCCGCTTTGCGGCAGGGGATTTATGGATATAAATATAGACGGGGCTATCCGCCGCATAGGCATAACCCGTATTCACCTTGAAGAAGACGTGGCCAAACTCCACCATGAGAGTGATATTAACGGCCAGCCTTACAGCCTTTTAGACATAAACCGCTCCAGCATACCTTTGATGGAGATAGTCAGTGAGCCGGATATGCACACCCCGGAAGAAGCCCGCCAGTACCTTATGAAACTGCGGACCATCATGCGCTATCTGGGTGTTTCCACTGCCAATATGGAAGACGGCAGTTTCCGCTGTGATGCCAATATTTCCATACGGCCTGAAGGCTCAGATGCTCTGGGCGCTAAAGTGGAAGTAAAAAATATGAACAGCTTCAAGGCGGTTTTTTCCGCCTTGGAATACGAAGAAGTCCGCCAGCGGAAAATGGCAGATGAAGGCAAAAAGATAAGCCAGGAGACCCGCGGCTGGCAGGACGACAAATGTCAGACTATCTCCCAGCGTTCCAAGGAATTTGCCCATGACTATCGCTATTTCCCCGAACCGGATTTGCCCCCCCTGCATATCAGCTGTGACTGGATAGAAGCCATCAGGGCTAAGCTGCCCGAACTGCCCGAAGTCCGCAAGGAAAGGTTTATTCAGGGATACTGGCTGTCCGAATATGATGCTTCGCTTCTGACTGCCAGCCGTGAACTGGCAGACTATTTTGAAGCGGTTCTGTCCGAAGCTGATTTTCAGAATATCCCGCAGGACAAGGGCGTAAAGGAAGTGGCTAACTGGGTGGTTGGGCCGGTAAGCTCCATAATGAATACTGCCGGGGCGGATATAAATGCTTTTGCCCTCAAGGTCAGCCCGGCCAGTCTGTGCCATCTTTTGGTGCTGGTTTCAGCCGGCAAAGTAAATGCCGCTACAGCCAAAGCTGTGCTTGAGGATATGTATAGTACCGGGCAGAATGCCGAGACTATTATTGAAAAGAAGGGTCTCAGCCAGATTTCCGACAGTTCCGAGCTGGTAGCCATTGCTAAAAAGGTGCTGGCGGATAACCCCAAGGCGGTTGCCGAATATAACGAAGGCAAGACCCAGGTTATCGGCTTTTTAGTAGGTCAAATGATGAAACAAAGCAAGGGCAGAGCCAACCCTAACATAGCCATGGAGTTGCTTAAGAAAGCTCTGGAGGAAGGATAA